The nucleotide window AGCCCAGAAGTTTCTTTAGAGGTCAGAGGAGTTTATTTAACTACCATGATTTTCTATCACGTGGAAGAGTtgcatatacatgtgtatttatgtattacATATGTGCTGTTTTCTATTCTGTACTTCTGTATATATTCATTTCATACATCTTCTGGACAGTGAAATATAACTGTAATTATGTTCACTAAGGAGATAGCAATGTTCAATGTATTGAAATGCTAGAATTAATAAACATTGGTAGAAATTAGCTGATCGTTATGATTATACTAAATATCTTAGACTTTTCATAATTAAGTGAAGACAGTTATTTTTCAGAATCAAAATTCTCAAGTACAAAAGTAGTTCAGCTCTTTTAGATGACAGAAGTTAGAGTCATGATACAGTTTTAATTGATTTTACATAATCAAGGTTGATTTACTAATAAGACCAGTTACTACCATTTGCTTATTAAATTTCTTCTAATCATAGTTAGTGCCAGTGAAACAACTGTTCATTTTAACCAAGAAAATTTTTATCCATAAAAaggagtttaaattttttttttaactaaaagttgacaattttattttcacatttcacaatacaaatgaaaattgctTTCCCTGTCCCACTACACCCTCTGAAACTATTCTCTTTGATAGGAAAGGGGGGCGAGTATTCCTTGTCATGCTGTTTGGAAACACCCAGAGTCCCAGCACCATGATCTCCTGGAGAAATAGAACAAGTTATATAGAACTGTTAGAAAGAGGCTCCCCTCTTCCCTTATCTGTCTGGTCGAGTCATTCCTGGCCGGGTGGGTACCATCATGGGACGGGCGGGAGGTCTCATCATGGGGGGCCCTGGCATCATTGGCATGTGGACTCCCATGGGCAGCCTCATTCCAGGAGCAGGTCCCACAGGCATCATCCCAGGAGGAGGCGGGCCCATCATCGGCATCATGGGAGGGCCCCCCATGTGGGGTGCTGGCATCATACCTGGGCGAGGAGGACCGGGGAGGCTGGGGGGAGGTGGGATCATTGCCCCcgcaggaggaggagcagagaatGGAGTAGGAGGTATCTTTCCTTGCTGAAATGCTGCGGTTGTTTTGTCAATCAGACTCTGAGCCTGCTCTTCCATCCATTTCTGATAGTAGTCTTTCAcattctctttgtgtttcctaCCACTGCAGTGTGTCTTTCTCACAGATGGAGAGTCATGAGTGAGATATGTATCGCAGTAGTCACAATAAAACTTAGGCATGTTGCTGCGCAAGACGTTGGCCACTCGATTCCgccaaaagtttaattttttaaagttcgtGCTTCTGTTGTTTCATCAGTACTCTTAACATACATTGACTTCCATAAGAACTTGTAGAAGATAAATCTGAAACCTAAAGTGGTTGTTCCTGCTGCTACATTCGCTAGAAACCTGACTGGGGTCCCTCAGGTTCTCTGAGAGATGCTGTTTCTACTGCTCAGGAGGCTGTTCACACAGGGTACATCTTGAGAGAGGCACCAAAATGGATGAACCGTCTACCCTggtccatccccaccccccaaagtgGCCCCTATGCTCTCAGGTTCTGTGCACTCttgttagggttttctatacactTCACCACCGTCTGTCCCTGTCTGGTGGTGACCCTTCCCCGAGACCCGATCCCTAGCTAAGAAAATACGGCATTTCTGTAGAAGACACCTTTGATGCATTACCCTAGGTTCTTGCCACCACATCTGTAATTCCCTGTGCTAGTTCTGGGGCCCTTGGATTGGAGCATCTTCTGAGGGCAAAAGTGATGGTtagggatcaaatatatatatacatatcattttCTGAAAGTGTATCTGATGTCAGAAGCATTGTACTGGTGAGGGTTCAAGAATGAACCCAAAGAACAACGGTCTGTGCTATCTCCTTTGTTTAAGCTTAAAAAATTCACAGGCTACAAAGACAAATCTGCAAGGGCAAAAACGTACCTGAAATAATGACCTAATTGAAAAGTTTGAAAGTAATAATTCATAAAACTGCAtcgaatttaaaaaatgaattcttaaaaatggGCTGTATGCACAAAGTTCACACTACTGATAGTGACACAAAGAATATAGGATCCAACACTGAACATGACTTGATTACCCATCTAATTTAAAACTAACCTGTGAGTTTTCGGTATGCATGCAATTATATTTAACGGTAATGTTTCTTTAGTGAATTGTGTAATAAAACTTGGCCAAACCTTTAAGATGCTTTTTTTGCACTGTAATGCAACAGACTCTGAAAAGCCTTTTATTGGAGGGTTTTTGAAATAAGCGTTCCATCTGTGGAAGTCTGAAACCAGGATTGGAACCGTTTGCCTGGGCCCTGTTACTTGACCACCTTTATGAACTTATTTCAGGAAGAGGTGGCTCTTGTTGGCTGAGTCCCTACTGTGCTGTAGACCCTCTGCTGGGGCTTCCTTACACCTTTGCTCAGTAGTCCTGTGATAATGGATGTGGAAGTGGTCTTCAAGACTTCTGGAGGTTCCCAAACTCACatgccccaccccgccccaggaCTAACATTTGGGCAACTAGCTGTGGGACTGTGGCTAATCCTCAGTCTGAGCTTCTCAGCGCCAGGGCACTTGGTTCATTCAAGAATGTGGGCCTGTTTTCTATTTCGTTCAAGAGGAACAAGAAATTAGGACTTTGGTGTGAAGTCTCCTTCTGCTTGGCCAGCTCAAGatgaagggaaggggaggggggggGAAAGAgggggtaaagggggagggaagaagaaccaaacaaaacagagCTGCAGTCAGCAGCTCACTTGTAGCAGAGACAGGACAGTGACAGTGGACTTCATGTCCACTGTACCCAAGCCCATGTCATTTGCAGGGCACAAGGGGCCAAGCAGAAGCACTTAGGCCATGGAGAATGGGCATGAATAACAGTAGCAGGGGAAGGGCTATATATACTCACAGGCCTTTTCTAGCACTAACCTGTGAAAAGCATGTCAAACCCAGGCaactttttccaaaattaaaaacaatgagagCTGTATTTGATATGACTTTTTATAGCTGTTGTCTGGACTTTTCATTCTAAACCTTATTTTGATGACTAAAACAGcaatatttctgttcttttttttatgttgatgTAAAGCTATGTGCGTTATTTAATACAGGACCATCCTTTAGGCCAGTAAAAACTTAGCCTATCCAATATAAGGTATCCCCAGAatattatttcttacttttacCTCATTAATGAAGAGTTAAAATTTAGACCTTGCTATAATACATGCAGTACAATTACTGTCCAATAATCTAGTGTTTTTGAGGGATCAGTGTTTATATTAGGCTGTGGCTAACGTGACTTCTAATCCTAAAATGAATTCTGTGACAATCTGGGCCGCTCCTGAGCCATGTAGATATAAAAACCTATACAATCCACAGACTTTTATTATGAATAAGAGAAGAACGAGGGTAAGGTAGACCTTTGACATCAGGATGGGTGTGGGGGTCGGGAACAGGGAGGGCAGGGCACTTGCTGATGTTCCCATCCCCACAAAACACAAGGGGGCCTCACTTGACTGTTCTAAAGTACCTACGGCTCCAGACAGCATCCAAATCACGACCTTTGGGGAACATTACAAGAGCATGAAATCAGTTAGAAAGATGACAGTCAGACAAGACTTTCTTTGGCCTGTCACGGGGTAAAGGCAGCAATATTTCTATTAAGTTAGAAAGTGAAATTCAAGAAGAATATTCAGTATCGTAAAAATGTTCCTATGACTAAGTTAGACTCTGATCCCTTCCCCACGACCATGCTTGTTAGAGACAAATTCTGCCAGATCAAACTGACCTATGCAGTTACTAGACAATGCTAGGCCTCTCGTCCAAGCCTCTGGAGAGAGCTTGTCTAATTAAATTATCGATTTATGAAAACAATGATTAAAATCCAGGCTCCAgaaataaatattgcaaaataatgcTTATTATGCAGccactaaaattataaatttaaatgtgaattttagtGTTTATTGGGCAGGAATACATTGTATCTCTAAAGTAAGGCACAATCCTTCACTTGTTATTCTCCACACTTCCTAGGAGATAGGCAAGTAGCCAAGAAAATTCAGACAAAGGGAAGTTCAATGACTTTCACAATGTAAATCTATGATAGTTCTCATCCTGCTACTTATTTCAAAGTCATGCAATCAACAGCctaatgattaaaatatagatacagattttGAGCAGTAATGGGATTAATGTTAATAatagctttttttattttgaatcatttGATTAGATTCGATtttaatattgcattaaaatttatAGATATACTTAAGTAGTAATTCATAAGACTTTAATTATATAGATAGCTCACTTTGCATATTCTATTTTGCTTCATGATCTTAAactatagattattttaaaatctaaaatagttTTCAAGTATTTCAGAAGCTTAAAGGTTGTTGgcagaaaatactgttttatgcCGATAAGGGTTgcttttcatattatttcattaacaCTAATATTGCATTGATATTGGGTGGGGCAGCTGGGTAATTAGTTCAGGCCTCTCCCCTAGCTGGGGGCATTTCTTCTCAGGGGATGTCATGTGACATAGACAGTTGTCATCTGCTAACGGGCTTCTCAGGAATCTGAACCTAAACGCCAGGCTCGTGTGTTATCACACGTGGAACTCCCTCCCAcctgactttttgttttatatccttcctgtttctttcctttctagtACAACCGCATGACATTGTCTCTCTGTAATTACAGATGTGAGGTCATGGGatacataatgttttcaaaattgcGTTTTTCATCTTTACATTCTATTGATATTTCcacatcattaaaaattattttataacctaTCTTTTAATGACCGGAAAATATTTGATTATGTGGACagactataatttatttaactaatctATTCTTggtgaaatttttctctttttagaaaataGACGACATCCACGTAGGTGAAATCTTGCATACATCCATAGTCATTTTATtaggttaaatatttaaaagtgtaaTTGTTATGTTAAGAGAATATAACACCTTGATATAGTTACAAAAAGGCATGTTACATGATGACACGCATTATATTTATTGTATCCATGTCCCTAAACCTTCAACAATAAGCtgtattatcattatttctttgtcaATATAATAGGAAAATGGCCCTCCATTGTTTTAATATGTAATTCTTTGGTGATCGCTAAGGTTGAATAGCATTTGATATGTTTCTGTTTATCTAAACAGAGAGACATGGGagggaaagcttttaaaattctgtaagtaGCCCTGCCGAGACGATgtacataaatgacattaaattGATAGAAACATAATATTTAGTCAATCCAGTGAAGGGACACTTCAATCAAACATTCTGatcaaatttccttttaaaaataaaggacattaataatgaatttagtaaaaaaatTTGAGACTCATTTCCACAAGTAGACGCAAATGGTTTtagatgatttcatttttctctgcaagataaaatgtgaaatattaatcTTACTGAGACTTCATATTTCCTTTGATGAAGTattgtattttgaatatattcaatcttttcagtttttgtgcatttaccttttttaaaagtaattcagtTCAAGTGtgacttgaaatatttttctctcgcTGATATTCAGATACATATTAAATGATCATTTCTGTGATGTATGAGATGTTCCTTGAAATAGGTCTGTTAAATCAAAAGGCTTTAAATGTTATTGGCAGGAAATTGGACATATTAAGATTGAATTAcccattgctgtgtaacaaattaccccaactctagcagcttaaaacaaacatttatctcACACGTTTTCTAAGGACCCAACAGCCAGGGGCAGCTTAAGTGGGGGGTCTGGCCTGGAGTCTCATGCCCTGGACGTGAAGCTGTTGGCCAGAGCTGCTCTCTCTGAAGACTGGACTGGGGTTCAAGGGCGTGTTTCCTAGTTTCTCCCCAAAGGAGTCTCTCAGGGGGGCTGCTGGGGACAGACATGGCATCCCCCAGAGTAAGAGATCCCAGGGATGgagtgagaaggaaagagggaggaggcaagTAGAGAGGGAGAGGGGCGTATCCTTTTAGAGTAAACAGTATCACTCTAAGTAAACATTTACCATATGTTATTAATCATAGCTCAAAGTCAATGATGTCTGCGTTCAGTCTGTCACAACCTATCAGTGTCTCTTAACTGTCAATAGCCTTGTTTTAGCACTCTGAATGACATAATCTTTAAGGCTAAACCTAAATATAGTATAAAGAATTtcctaattctttattttttcaaaaatacctCTTACCCTCAGTGTTTTCTTGAGGATTTAAATCAAACTCCTCTgttaatttgaaatgaaataaattgaagcatgctatcattttaaagaaatgcctAATCGGTTTTTATGTATGAATCCGCTTTCCTACAAGAACTTAGCTTTACTAATAAGAGTCTATATCCCTCtgcatttgtttttgtaaagtttCAGCATGACTTCTTGTCTCCAGAGATTTAAAACAAGAGTTACTTCAATAGTAACTCCATCTCACTAGGGACCGAAGTAGGATAAATGTCATGATTCATGATTCTGTAGTGCCTGTAATACAGCCTATTGGGTTGTagaacttccttttattttcttaaaacaaccGAGACATAGCTGATTGTAGAATCTTATCTTATTCCAGGTCCCCTAAAAATCCTGAACAGAAGATCATTAAGCGAGTGATTGCTCTTGAAGGAGATATTGTAAGGTAAGTACTTACACTGTTGGTTTGGCATTAAAGTTATAAATATCTCGATTTTTGCTGAGTTTTAAATCACATTACATGGGAAGTACATTTCATAGATGACTAAAGCTTTGGAGACATCACCAATGAGATGGTACCTCTTTAGTTGAGTATCACCAACCATTTCAGGCTGTGAGGCATACATACTCATAAACTTACTGGTCATTGTCTCTTTTAACGGAGGCACAGGAGAAATAGTACTTAAACTGAAATTGACCATGTTTTCTAAAACGACCATTAAACCATtgcttttcagatattaaaattaaCATGATTGTTTTCGATTATGATGTCAaggttcattttagaaaaattcaaaaacattttattattttagaagcaAATACAGAAGCTTAGGGCAGAGCTTTTATTATAATAGAGATGGGGAAGATGGGAATAGATGTGAAACAGAAGCTTCGGAATCAGTGACAAAATAGTAGCTTTAGCAAACAACATTGTAGCAATCAGTCAAGTGTTCTGACAATGTGTCGTAATGTCTTATTTATTGTACTTGATAAGCCTGGAACAGTGTTTGAGATTCAACAAGTAAGTATTGCTGTGGAATGATAAGTCTCATTTTGGTTCCTACTTTGAATAAGTCGCAGCCAGGTCTATATAATGAGGGAGTCCGACTGCTTTGAAAACTATATTCAAAAGTATTCTGATCCTGTTTTTCAAAAGAGCTTGATCGTAAATTATCTGTATTAGTCTCATTAAAATGAACCTCAGTGGGTTTTAGAGCAGAATCAAGGCCAGTTGTTCTCCAAGGGTAGGCCGACGCTCGCTGGGAGTGCCCAGAacccttttttggggggaggcggAGAGTGTTGGTGAGATCAAAACTACTTTTCTAATAATACTAAGATATAATTTAcccttttcactctcatttcTCCTTATATAGTGGGGTTTTCCAGAGGCTGCATGATGTGTGAGATTGTTGCAGACTGACTACAGGAACGGATATGGAAATTTGGCTGTTTTTTAATTCAGCCAGACACTAACTGGCAAAAATGTTAACATTccactcattttttcttttgctttggaaaataacTATACTTTTCATTAAATGTAGTTCTTCTTGTTAACATATAGGCTTATTGTTAGTTTAGATTGAATCACTAAAGATTTTTTTAGTTCTCCATTTTAACCAtgtaatatggtaaatattgacaGGTAGTATCCACCTAAGCAAAAGTTCTCTGAGGTCTCAATTATTTTTGAGAGTGTAAAGGAGTCCTCTGACCAAATAATTTGCGAACTTGCTGATGTAGGAATGAGTGGCCGACATTTTTATGTCACGATTACCTGTTCATGATTAGCCGATATGGGATCAGTGGTGCTTCCGAGGTATGGTTTGTATCTGTGAATGTGTACttggtctttgtttcttttaaaagtttgctGAGGTACACTTTGTATAGCATACAGTTCACCCATGTTAATGAAAGAGTTAGTATAAGTTTATACAGCTGTGTAACGCTCACCACAATCTAGGTTTGGAGCGCTTCTGTTACCTTCACACGTTCCCTCCTCCCACTTACAGTTACGACTGCCTCCTACCAATTCCAGCTGCTGGTGTCACACAACCACGGCCCGCTTCTGTCTCCATAAGCAGCCttttccagaaattctgtttagaT belongs to Rhinolophus ferrumequinum isolate MPI-CBG mRhiFer1 chromosome 20, mRhiFer1_v1.p, whole genome shotgun sequence and includes:
- the LOC117012320 gene encoding U1 small nuclear ribonucleoprotein C-like translates to MPKFYCDYCDTYLTHDSPSVRKTHCSGRKHKENVKDYYQKWMEEQAQSLIDKTTAAFQQGKIPPTPFSAPPPAGAMIPPPPSLPGPPRPGMMPAPHMGGPPMMPMMGPPPPGMMPVGPAPGMRLPMGVHMPMMPGPPMMRPPARPMMVPTRPGMTRPDR